CCTCAAGGTCCGTAAGATTTGTAAATCCATAATCGATCACACCGTTCAAACTGATCGAAACTTCACCTCCGCTCAATAAGCTGACCGGGAACCCGCACATTTCTACAGCTCTCTGGGACATGCAGTCAAATACACATGGAACTAAAAAGCACTTGTCACTTTCCTCCAGAATCTGTCTTAATGTTTTTTTGCTTGCCATGATAAATCCTCCTCATTATTTATAGTTTAATTTTTTGCTTCCCTCTTGTCATACAGGATCAGCGCGATCATCTCAACCGGCTCATTCCCGACAGCCTCAATCCCATGCCCTTCTCCGGTTCCGCAGAATGCCACATCCCCCGCTGTAACAATGGATTCGCTCCCGTTGTCATTATATTTTGCAGTTCCGCTTAAAATATAGTAAGTCTCCGACTCATTCTGATGTACATGATATCCGATGGCAGATCCGGGGTAAACGGTCGTATGCCCAAATACACGCCCGGTCTGATACATCTCATCCGGTCCATCTAAGAGGCTCCTCACGCAGATTTCGCCTGTTCCGTTAAATGGGGCCGGTTTTCTGTCATAGATCTTCTCATCTCTTTTTCTTATCATTTCATTTCCCTCTTGTTATATTTTTCTGCCATTTTGTTGAAGTCGTCCTCAATCCCAATATAATAGTTTAAATCCATATCACTCCACCGGCCCTGCTCCTCCGCACTCATTCCGCCCATATCATGGGTATCGTGGAACACCGTATTGCGGGCGACAAGCGTCTCTTTCCCATAAAGGTACATGCCAAACATAGACGCTTTTTCAAAGATATGGGTCGTGACAAAATTAAAACCGTAGGGGATCACATCATCCAGGTTGATATCCGGTTTTCCGTTCTTGCTCATAACGTCCGGCCACATTTTCCATCCAGTCACTTCCCTGCTCACTTTTTCAGCTTCCTCGATGGTCTTTAAGCCAATGATCAGGGTCATGACCGGCACGCCCATCTCCTTTGCCATGGCTTCAGCCGCTTTACAGCGGGTGATCGCCTCGTCAAGCCCATACTCCAGCTTACATTCTGTGCGGGCGATCACAAGGAAATCCTTTCCCTTAGCTGCCTCAAGCGCCGCCGCAATCTTGGCCAGCCAGTTCTCTCTCGATACTACCTCATGCTTGATATCGCCGTCCTTATAGCCATTCATCATGGCAAAGCCCCAACGGTTCCACCCTCTGATGCCTGTGGTGTCATCGATGGTAGCTCCCTTGGCTCCCGCATTGATCAGTCGGTTCACAAGGCGGTATGTACATAAAGGAGTCTCGCCGAATCCATCATCCGCGTCAATGATCAGGGGAAGAGATGAGTAATTGCAGATTCTCTCCGTACACTGCACCAGATCGTCTGCTGTGATCAATCCGATATCCGGAAGGCCGGCAATACTTTCAGCCAGCTGTCCGCCAGAAAGCATCAGCGCGTCAAAGCCTGACAGCTCCGCAGCTCTTGAAGTGCGGCAGTCCCATACGCACGGCGCAAATACCTGCTCTTTTTGGATCAGCTCAATAAAGGAAGGGGTTGGTTTTTTTGTATATTCCGGTTTCATTTTTATTATCTCCTGTCGTCGTTTTATTTTTTTAATGAGGCCCTGGCTAGCGGATCAGATTGCAAGCGGGTACATGATATTTCCCAGGATCAATGCTAATGCAAGCGCCATCAAGGTGATCACCACAGTTACTATGAATAAATATTTATAGCCATCCTTATAAGAAACCCCGGAAATCGCAAGGACTGCAACGATACCGCCGCTGTGGGGCAGGCTGTCAAGGCCTACGGATGCGATCACACCGATCCTGTGCATGATCGCCGGATTGACGCCCATTGCCATAAAGGGCTCCGCCAGTACAGAAAGTGTTGTCGATAATCCACCCATACCGGACGCATTCAGTCCGCAGAGAAGCGTTGTAGCGATACCAAAAATGATCAGTGGATTTCCGCCGGATACGGAGAACTCCAAAATCCCGTCTACCATCTGTGAAAAACCCGGTGAAGCCTTAATAACAGAGCCGATCGCAACAATCGCAGAAGCATTTACCGCTGTGACGGCGGCGCTGCTGACGGAATCTGTCAAAATCTGCTGTACACCTGTAATATTTTTGAAAAACAGGATGCAGCATAAAGCGATGCCCGATAATAACGCAACCGATATGTCCTGCTTCAATGCGTTCAGCACAACTGCTACACATACGATCGGGAGGATCGCAAGAAAAACGTTTGGCAGGGTGCCGTTTTTCTCCATCGCGTCAGTCTTTTCCAGCACCTTCGCCGTCTCCTCGTCAACCACGAAACCGATACTCTTTTTCTGCGCTTTTTTCGCTTCATATGACAGG
This portion of the Clostridium sp. AN503 genome encodes:
- a CDS encoding isocitrate lyase/PEP mutase family protein translates to MKPEYTKKPTPSFIELIQKEQVFAPCVWDCRTSRAAELSGFDALMLSGGQLAESIAGLPDIGLITADDLVQCTERICNYSSLPLIIDADDGFGETPLCTYRLVNRLINAGAKGATIDDTTGIRGWNRWGFAMMNGYKDGDIKHEVVSRENWLAKIAAALEAAKGKDFLVIARTECKLEYGLDEAITRCKAAEAMAKEMGVPVMTLIIGLKTIEEAEKVSREVTGWKMWPDVMSKNGKPDINLDDVIPYGFNFVTTHIFEKASMFGMYLYGKETLVARNTVFHDTHDMGGMSAEEQGRWSDMDLNYYIGIEDDFNKMAEKYNKREMK
- a CDS encoding cupin domain-containing protein, with the translated sequence MIRKRDEKIYDRKPAPFNGTGEICVRSLLDGPDEMYQTGRVFGHTTVYPGSAIGYHVHQNESETYYILSGTAKYNDNGSESIVTAGDVAFCGTGEGHGIEAVGNEPVEMIALILYDKREAKN
- a CDS encoding GntP family permease, whose amino-acid sequence is MDMLVILLGLAILLILTLKKVPVIYAAAISVIFIALFSRLPVVSTMTGTYMEGFAGFVKSSWLMLLLGAILSKVMDVTGAARSIASFIIGKLGVRFAIPAIVIAGGLLTYGGVSAMVSCFALYPITLAVFRQANLPRYLIPATIGAGIFTWVTMLPGNPQIQNIIPSTYLPTDAMAAPVVGVVCGVFALVLILIYLSYEAKKAQKKSIGFVVDEETAKVLEKTDAMEKNGTLPNVFLAILPIVCVAVVLNALKQDISVALLSGIALCCILFFKNITGVQQILTDSVSSAAVTAVNASAIVAIGSVIKASPGFSQMVDGILEFSVSGGNPLIIFGIATTLLCGLNASGMGGLSTTLSVLAEPFMAMGVNPAIMHRIGVIASVGLDSLPHSGGIVAVLAISGVSYKDGYKYLFIVTVVITLMALALALILGNIMYPLAI